AGCATGCCACCGAGGATCGAGGCCGGGACCGCGAGGAAGAAGACCTGGAGCTGCGGCATCATGCGGGCGAGCACGCCGAGGCCGAGATTGAACAGCAGGCCGAAGACGATGAAGGGCGCCGAGATCTGCACCGCCAGCGAAAAGCCCTGCGAGGCGGCGCGCACCGCCAGCATCATGACGTCGCCGAGTTCCGGGCTGCCGCCCGGCGGCAGGATCCGGTAGCTCTCATGGATCGCTACGATGGCGACATGGTGCAGGTCGCTGGTCAGGATCAGCGTGATGCCGAGCATGGTCAGCAGGTTGCCGATCGAGGGGTTCTGCGTGCCGCCTGTCGGATCAACGGTCATCGCGAAGCCCAGGCCCATGGTCTGCGCGACCAGGGTGCCGGCGGTCTGCAGGCAAGCCATGACGAAGCGGGCGCAGACGCCGATCACGAGGCCGATCAGCACCTCGCCGAGCAGGAGCGTGACGACGCCGGAGGCGCCGGCCGGCAACTGGACGAGCGGGCGGGCCATGGGCACCATCATCAGGGCGATGAAGAAGGCCAGCGAGAGCCGCGCACGCGAGAAGATGAAGCGCTCGCCGATGCCGGGCATGAGCATCACCAGCGTCCCGACCCGCGCGAAGACGAGCACGAAGACGGCGCTGATCTCGGGCAGGATCGCGATCTGCATCGTGCCGCCGGGCCCTCGTCGCCATTCGGGGCGCCGCGGGGCCGGGCCGCCGGAGAGGGCGAGGCACGGCAGCGGCAGGCTCATTCGCCCGTGGCGATTCGGACGGCGACCCGCCCCATATAACCCGCCAGCGCGTCGCCCATGAACGGCAGAAACAGCATCATCGCGGCGAAGACGGCGATGATCTTCGGCACATAGACCAGCGTCTGCTCCTGGATCTGCGTCAGCGCCTGCACGAGCGAGACGGCGAGGCCGACGATGAGGGCCACCATCATCAAGGGCCCGCCGGCCTTGAGAAAGACCATGATGCCGTCGCGGGCGACGTCGAGAATGGCTCCGGAAGTCATGGATATCGTCCTGATGGGCCGGGTTCAGACCGGCATCCGCATGATTTCTTCATAGGCCGCGATGACACGGTCGCGCACGGCGACCAGCGTCTCGATCGCCGCCTCGCTCTCGGCGACCGCTGTGACGACGTCGACGACGTCGGCGCGGCCGGCGGCGACGGAGGCCGCTTGGGCGTCCGAGCGGCGGCCGGCATCGGCGGTGGATTCGAGCGCCTTGCCGATCAGCGAGGCGAAATCGGTGCCGCCGCTCTCCGAGGTGGAGGCGGTCTGCGGCTTGCGGAGCAGGTTGCCCGCGCCCATCCCCTGGATGGAGGCATAGGCGCCGGCGGCGAAGCTGGGCGTGGCCATGACGGTCTGTCCCTTCAGGCGCGCAGGATGTCGATGGTGCGCTGGATCATCCGGCGCGTTGACGAGATCAGGTTGAGGTTGGCCTCGTAGCTGCGCTGGGCCTCGCGCATGTCCATCGTCTCGACCAGCGAGTTGACGTTGGGCATGCGGACATTGCCGGTCGCGTCAGCTGTCGGGTTGCCGGGCTCGTACTTGACCCGGAAGGCGCTCTGGTCGCGCTGGACGCGGCCCATATCGACGACCTGCGCCTCGAGATCGCGGTCGAAGCGGCGCTGGAAGGTCGGGATCTTGCGGCGATAGGGGTCGGCGCCTGCGCGCTCCGGGCCCGAATCGGCATTGGCCATGTTCTCGGCGATGACGCGCATGCGGCCGGACTGGCTGCGCAGCCCCGACGTCGCCACCGCGATGCTCTTGAGAAGATCCATATCGCCTGTTCCCCTTGCTCCGTCGCGGCGCCGCCTGCGCGGCGTCAGCGCCTCTCTTCAGCGCCCCTTGCCGATGGCGATCTTCATCAGCCCGAGACCCTTGCTGTAGAGCGAGGCAGCGAGCTGATAGTCCGACTGGTTCTGCGCGACCTTCATCATCTCGTCCTCGAGATTGACCGCATTGCCGCTGGGCGTGGTCTCGAAGCGGCGGGCGCGGGCGCTGTCGAAGCCGTCGCTGCGGCCGCCGATGCCCATATGCCCGGCGCTGGTGCGCGCCAGCGAGACATCGCCCACGCCGCCATTGCCGGCCCGGACCGCCGGCGCCTTGACGTCCATCGGACGGAAGCCCGGGCTGTCGGCATTGGCGACGTTCTCGGCCAGCACCTTCTGGCGGGACTGGTGGAAATGCATGCGCGTCTTCAGCGCCTGCATCAGGTTGCCGCCCGTACCGAGGGCCGAATTCGCCATGATCTCGCCCCTCCGATGCCGGCGCGACGCGCCGATCCGCTGGGTAAATATTGCCCAGCCCATGGTTAACGAGCGGTTAAAGGGGCCCGCTTTCGGAGATGTGGTTAACCACGCATTCACCATGTTTCCTGAAAGCGCGGGCGCTATGCTATAGCCAGCGTGTTCAACATCGGGTGGATTCCGGCAGCCGGGACCCGGCCCCGCCGTCGCTTATGAGGCAGACCTTGCAGAGCTTGTTTGGCTTCGATCTCCCGACCGCGCAGAAGTGGGTCATCGCATTTGGCGTCATCCTCGTCCTGCTCGTGCTGCTGGGTCTCTTCGCGCGGCAGATCAAGGACGGGCGGCTGCGGATCAAGGGGCAGGGCGGGGGGCGCACACGCCAGCCCAGGCTCGGCGTGGTCGACATCCACGACCTCGATCGCCAGCGCCAGCTCGTGCTGATCCGCCGCGACAATGTCGAGCATCTGGTGATGATCGGCGGCGCCTCGGACGTCGTGGTCGAAACCAACATCGTGCGCAGCGGCGCGCGGGCGGCGCTGCCGACCCAGGCCGAGCCGCTGCCGAGCGACCGGCCTCTGCCCTTCGACACGCTGGTTCCGCCCGAGCTGCTGCGTCAGGACCTGCCGCGTCAGGAGACTAGCAGGCCCGAGACCGCGAGGCAGGATGCGCTTCGCCAGGACAGCCTCGAGGAACTGCGCCGCGCCACCAGCCCGGCCGCGCCGGTTGCTTCTCCGGCTCCCGCCGTCGAAATGCCCGTCCGCCAGACGCCGCGCCAGAGCCAGGGTGCCAGCGCCGTCGAGGCTGCTGTTGCGGCCGCGGCGGGCGGAGCCGTTCTGGGCGCAGCCCTGTCCAGGGAGCCGTCGCCGGCGACGGCCGCATCCGCACCCGCCTTGCAGCCGCCGAACTTCGCCCGCGACCATGCGCCCGCCCCGACGGCGAGCGCGGTGGAGCTTGACGATATGGCCCGCCAGCTCGACGAGGCGCTGAAGCGTCCGTTCTCGGCCGTGCGCCCGGCGCAGGGCCAGGCGTCAGGAAGCCCGTTTGCTCCCGCCGAGCCCGTTCCGGCCGTGAAGCCCCCGGAACCCTCCAAGGAGCCGGAGGCTGCCAAGGCCCCCGAGGTTGCCAAGACTCCTGACGTAGCCAAGGCTCCGGAGGTCGCCAAGGCTCCGGAGACGGCGAAGCCTGTGGAGGCGGCCAAGCCGGCGGACACCGCCAAGCCGGTCGTCCCGCCGCCGCCGAAGCCTGAGCCGGTGGTGACGTCGTCCGCGCCGGCGCAGCCCCCCGTCCAGGCTCCCGCGCCCGCCGCGGCGAGCCGCGCCATGCCGATCGATGTCGAAGCCGAGCTCGAAATGGCGCTGGGGCTTAAGCCCGAACGCACCGACGCCCGGCCGCCTGCCGCCGCGCCGCCGATGCCGGTCGCTCCGGTGACGCCGCCGGCCGCCAAGCGGCAGGATCCGCCGCCGGTCTCCGAGCCGGAGCCGCCGCGCCCGTCGCCGGTCGCGGCCGAGCCCGCTGGCCCCGTCGCCAAGCCGGCTGCGCCTGCCGCCGCGGCCTCGTCCCCGGAGTTCGTAATCGAGCCCGTGTCCGTCGCTGTCACGACGAATTTCGATCGGCCGAGCCCGGTCGAGCCCGAGGCCCATGAGGCCAAGCCTGCAGAGCCCAAGTCTGCCGAGGCCAAATCTGCTGAGGACAAGCCTGCCGAGGCCAAGCCCGAAGAGCCTGCGGCCGACCCCAAGGCGATCGATCCGTTCTCGGTGGATGCGATCGAGGCGGAGTTCGCACGCCTGCTCGGCCGCGATCCGAAGGCCAAGGGCTGACCGTGCCGCGCGGCGCGATCAACAGCTTTCGGGCGCGCGCGGCACTCTGACGCCGCCGCGCCCGTTGCTGGCGCGGCGAAGCCGGCTCTAGCGTGGCGCAGTCCGACAGGTTGATTCGGGCGCAACCACGGCCGTGTGCGGGACCATGATCTGCTTCTCTGCGAGATGGCGCCGCCTTGTGCGGAGCCCGCGCGCCGTGACCGGCAGGCTCGCCCTGTGGGCCGCGCTGCTGGCCGTGCCTGCGGGGCCGGCGCTGGCGCAGACGCTCTCGCTCGATCTCGGCCAGGGCGGTGGCGTCGCCGAGCGCGCGCTGCAGCTGATCGCGGTCATCACGGTGCTGTCGCTGGCGCCGTCGATCCTGATCATGGTGACGTCCTTCACCCGGATCGTCGTGGTGCTGTCGCTGCTGCGTTCGGCGCTGGGCACGCAGACTGCTCCGCCCAATGCCGTGATCATCGGGCTGGCAGTGTTCCTGACCGGCTTCGTGATGGCGCCGACCCTGCGCGAGGCCTATTCGACCGCGGTCGCGCCGCTGGTGGCGGGGCAGATCCAGCCGGCGGAGGCCTATAATCGCGGCGTGGTGCCGTTCAAGACCTTCATGCTGCGCCATGTCCGCGAGAAGGATCTGGCGCTGTTCATGGAGATGTCGCGCGAGCCACCGCCCGCGACGCCGCAGGAGGTCCAGATCCATGTGCTGGTGCCGGCCTTCATGATCTCGGAGCTGCGGCGCGCCTTCGAGATCGGCTTCCTGCTGTTCGTGCCCTTCCTGATCATCGACCTGGTCGTGGCCTCGATCCTGATGTCGGTGGGCATGATGATGCTGCCGCCGGTGACGGTGGCGCTGCCGTTCAAGCTGATCTTTTTCGTGCTCGTCGACGGCTGGGGGCTGGTCGCCGGCTCGCTGGTGAAGAGTTACGGCGGCTGAGGGGCGGACTCCGCCTCAGCTGCGTCCCGGCGGGGCGGGGGCGGGAGCATTCGCGCCGGCCGCGGCCGCCGGTGTGGCCGGCGGCGTCGGGGGCGGCGGTGCCTCGGCTGCGGGAGGCGCTGCGGGCTTCTTCTGGCGGGCGGCGGCGGAATAGGCCGGGTAGCGCTCGCGATAGGCCTGCATGAAGTCGGACAGCGTATCGGCGCCGGCTGCGGCGGCAGCGCGGGCCATCTCGCGGATGTCGGCTGCCTTCGAGCGGTTCGCCCCGGTGACGAAGGCGAAGGTGCGCGCATCCGTGCTCTGCGCCATCTTGGTGGCGAACTTGCTCCGCAACCGGTCGAGCGAGAGCCCCTCATCGGCCATGACATAGGAGATCGCGGCGCGCATCACGTCGCCGCGCTGGCTGTCGCTGAGCGGGGCGTCTCCGCGCCAGGCCTCGTCGAGCATGCGCTCATGCGCCTCGCCCGCCTCGCGCCAGCGCCGCCCGGTCCAGTAGATGTCGGCGCGCAGGCGGTCGATCTCGGGGCCGCGCTCGACCTCGAGCAGGTCGAGCGCCTGGTCGGTGCGGGAGAGGTCGGAGAGCGCCTTGGCCTCGAGCAGCAGGCGGGCGCGCTTGACGTCGGCCGGCAGCTCGACGAGCCGGGTGCCGTTCAGCGCCCGCAGCGCCTCGGCCGGCTTGTTGTTCATCAGATCGACCATGGCGAGCCGGGCCGCGACGGTGGAGCGGGCCGCGCCGCTCAGGCGACGCTCGATCTGGTGGCGCAGGATGTCGCTGGCCTGATCGAGCAGATCGAGCGCGACCAGCCGGTCGGCGAGCAGGCGGGTGATCTCGTCGCCGCGGCGGCCGATCGGCAGGAAGTCGCGGAAATCGTAGAACAGCGCCAGGGCGTCGATCCGGGGCAGGTCGTCGATTCCGCGGCCGCCGAAGAGATCGGCGAAGCGCTGGGCCGTCTCGTCCTGCATGCGCCGCGTGATCGGATGTTCGGGGAAGCTCTCGCTGGCGCGGCGGGCGACCATGAAGGCGTCGCGCCAGCGCTGGCCGTCGGCGTAGATGCGGCCGAGCTCGCCCAGCGCCTCGATCTCCAGCTCGCCGCCGCGCCAGATGATGGAGACGGTCTCCAGCCGCGCCAGCGCCTCGTCGGCATTGATGTCGTTGCGCTTCTCCGCCTGGACGAGGCGGACGGCACGCAGCTGCGCCTCGGCCGCGACCGGGCGGCTATGGGCCTCGAACAGGGGGCGATAGCCGGCGAGCGCGTTGTCGGGCCGGCCCGCCGCGTCCTCCACCATCGCACGCAGCAAGGCGAGCTGTTCCTGATCGACGATGTCGGCCGGCATGGCGGAGAGCGTCTGGATTTCGCGCTCGGCGATCGTCACGTCGTTCAGCGCCAGAGCGGAGCGGACCTTGGCGATGCGCAGCGGCGCCTGAAGATCGGCCGGGTAGCGGTCGAGGATGGCATCGGCCTTGCGGAAGCCGAGCAGGGCAGGGCCGTGCCGGCCGCGGCGCTGGTCCACCAGCGCGCGCCAGAGCCCGGTCTCCAGATCGTCCTTGATCGCGGGCGCGTCGAAGGCGGCCGCTGCCTCCTGATGCCGGTGCATCTGCGCCGCGATGAACCCTTTCAGGAAGAGCGCCTGGCGGTTGTTGCGCATGGTCGGGTCGTCGGCCATCAGCGCCATCAGCGGGCCCTTGGCTTCCGTCATCAGCCCGTTGGCGGCATAGAAGCGCGCCAGCGCCAGGCGCGTCTCGGATTTGCGGGCGCGGGAGGCGCCGGCGACCTCGCGCTGCAGCACGCGCTCCTGCTCGCGCACGCCGTCGACGACGAGCTTGCTCCAGGTCGGGGGATCGATCAGCGGGGTGCGATCGGCCGCCGTCTCGGCCTCGCCGGCCTTGTCCTGCTGGCCGACGTCGAGCGTCACGGTCAGTCCGCCGCTGCGGCTGATGCGGACCTGCTCCGTGCCGGCCCGGACGACGACGTCGTCGGAGCGGGGCATCACCGCGATGCCGTGGGCGGTCGGCAACAGGCTGAATTCGACGAAGCGATAGGGCTTTGCGGTGACCTGAACCGGGCCGGTGGCGGTGGCGACCGCGACCGGCAGGCCGGAGGGGCCGGGCTCGAGCCAGTGCACGCCGGTGAGGCCGCGCAGCGGTACGGCGACCATGGTCTGGCCCTGATCGTCAACGCCACGGGCGGGGGCGAGGGGCTCGGCCGCCTTCACGCTCTGGTCGCCGAAGCCCAGCGACCAGGTGTTGCCGTCGTCGAAGAGGCGCGTCAGCGGCTGGCCGGCGAGGCGCAGCCGCACGAGCACCACGCGGCCCTCGCGGGTCACGGTCGAATCCTCGATCAGCTGTGGCAGCAGGCCCTTCAGTTCGGAGGGGTCGAGCGTGTCGCGGGTGTCGAAAACGAGAGTGACGAGGCCGGCCTCGGCGAAGCCGGCCGCACCGGTCGGGCGCGGGAAGCGGAAGTCGAGCCGGTTGGCGGTGGCGACGATCCGCACCGGCTGCGGCACCGGATCGACGGGGGGCGCGGCTGCAGCCTGCGGGGGCGCCGGTGCCGGCGGGGCGGCCGGCTTGTCGGCGGCGGGTGCTGCGGGACCGGGTGCTGCCGGGGCCGGAGCAGCGGGCGCCGGAGGTGCGTCGGCGGCCGGTGTGGCGGCCGCGATCAGCGCAGCCACGGGATCGGGAGGGGCGTTGGCGCCGGGCGGCCTCAGCAGATCGACCGTCAGCCCGTCCTCGTCGCGGAAGCTGCGGATCTGCCAGCTCTTCGGCACCGCCAGCGCGACGGTCGTCGTCGACCGCCCCGATTCCTGGCCCCGAAGCGCGACGCCCTCCGGCAGCGCGTTGCGGATCGCGGCAGGGTCGACCGAGAGCGGCTGGTCGAAGGTGAGGGTCAGCAGGCCGTCCTTGAGTTCGGAGGTCAGCTTGGTCTCGGGCGGCACGTCGAAGTTCAAGCGGTCCAGCGTCGGGAGGCTGGCGCTGCGCAGGACGAGCGGCTTGCGCGCGGCCTGGGCGGCGCGGGCGGCCTCGCGGGCGCGGCTCTCGGCCTGGCGGAGCCGCTCCGACATTTCAGCGATCACCTCCGGCGGCGGGCCGGGCAGCACGCCCTTCCAGTTCTCCGGCAGGAGATCGATGAAGGCGCGTTCGCCGGCCTCGATCAGATTGGCGCGATAGGGCTGGGACAGGGCGAGGCGCAGGCCGCGCCCGTCGGGATCGACGCGGGCGACCGAG
This portion of the Bosea sp. OAE506 genome encodes:
- the fliR gene encoding flagellar biosynthetic protein FliR, with the translated sequence MQIAILPEISAVFVLVFARVGTLVMLMPGIGERFIFSRARLSLAFFIALMMVPMARPLVQLPAGASGVVTLLLGEVLIGLVIGVCARFVMACLQTAGTLVAQTMGLGFAMTVDPTGGTQNPSIGNLLTMLGITLILTSDLHHVAIVAIHESYRILPPGGSPELGDVMMLAVRAASQGFSLAVQISAPFIVFGLLFNLGLGVLARMMPQLQVFFLAVPASILGGMLVLFAVVGVMMSVFLGDLGGFLRQFTGN
- the fliQ gene encoding flagellar biosynthesis protein FliQ translates to MTSGAILDVARDGIMVFLKAGGPLMMVALIVGLAVSLVQALTQIQEQTLVYVPKIIAVFAAMMLFLPFMGDALAGYMGRVAVRIATGE
- a CDS encoding flagellar hook-basal body complex protein FliE, giving the protein MATPSFAAGAYASIQGMGAGNLLRKPQTASTSESGGTDFASLIGKALESTADAGRRSDAQAASVAAGRADVVDVVTAVAESEAAIETLVAVRDRVIAAYEEIMRMPV
- the flgC gene encoding flagellar basal body rod protein FlgC, with amino-acid sequence MDLLKSIAVATSGLRSQSGRMRVIAENMANADSGPERAGADPYRRKIPTFQRRFDRDLEAQVVDMGRVQRDQSAFRVKYEPGNPTADATGNVRMPNVNSLVETMDMREAQRSYEANLNLISSTRRMIQRTIDILRA
- the flgB gene encoding flagellar basal body rod protein FlgB; its protein translation is MANSALGTGGNLMQALKTRMHFHQSRQKVLAENVANADSPGFRPMDVKAPAVRAGNGGVGDVSLARTSAGHMGIGGRSDGFDSARARRFETTPSGNAVNLEDEMMKVAQNQSDYQLAASLYSKGLGLMKIAIGKGR
- a CDS encoding flagellar biosynthetic protein FliO — protein: MQSLFGFDLPTAQKWVIAFGVILVLLVLLGLFARQIKDGRLRIKGQGGGRTRQPRLGVVDIHDLDRQRQLVLIRRDNVEHLVMIGGASDVVVETNIVRSGARAALPTQAEPLPSDRPLPFDTLVPPELLRQDLPRQETSRPETARQDALRQDSLEELRRATSPAAPVASPAPAVEMPVRQTPRQSQGASAVEAAVAAAAGGAVLGAALSREPSPATAASAPALQPPNFARDHAPAPTASAVELDDMARQLDEALKRPFSAVRPAQGQASGSPFAPAEPVPAVKPPEPSKEPEAAKAPEVAKTPDVAKAPEVAKAPETAKPVEAAKPADTAKPVVPPPPKPEPVVTSSAPAQPPVQAPAPAAASRAMPIDVEAELEMALGLKPERTDARPPAAAPPMPVAPVTPPAAKRQDPPPVSEPEPPRPSPVAAEPAGPVAKPAAPAAAASSPEFVIEPVSVAVTTNFDRPSPVEPEAHEAKPAEPKSAEAKSAEDKPAEAKPEEPAADPKAIDPFSVDAIEAEFARLLGRDPKAKG
- the fliP gene encoding flagellar type III secretion system pore protein FliP (The bacterial flagellar biogenesis protein FliP forms a type III secretion system (T3SS)-type pore required for flagellar assembly.) translates to MICFSARWRRLVRSPRAVTGRLALWAALLAVPAGPALAQTLSLDLGQGGGVAERALQLIAVITVLSLAPSILIMVTSFTRIVVVLSLLRSALGTQTAPPNAVIIGLAVFLTGFVMAPTLREAYSTAVAPLVAGQIQPAEAYNRGVVPFKTFMLRHVREKDLALFMEMSREPPPATPQEVQIHVLVPAFMISELRRAFEIGFLLFVPFLIIDLVVASILMSVGMMMLPPVTVALPFKLIFFVLVDGWGLVAGSLVKSYGG